In Erigeron canadensis isolate Cc75 chromosome 1, C_canadensis_v1, whole genome shotgun sequence, a single window of DNA contains:
- the LOC122603685 gene encoding CEN-like protein 1 translates to MSRMMEPLVVGRVIGEVVDSFTPSITLSVTYNLNKTVSNGHELMPNLITYKPRVDIGGEDMRSAYTLIMTDPDVPGPSDPYLREHLHWIVTDIPGTTDASFGREIVSYETPKPVIGIHRYVFLLFKQKTRKSVCPPSSRDHFNTRSFSQENGLGLPVAAVYFNAQRENAARRR, encoded by the exons ATGTCAAGAATGATGGAGCCACTTGTAGTAGGAAGAGTGATAGGAGAGGTGGTGGACTCATTCACACCAAGTATCACGCTGAGTGTAACGTACAATCTCAATAAGACGGTCTCTAATGGTCACGAGCTCATGCCTAATCTCATTACTTATAAACCCCGTGTCGATATTGGTGGAGAAGATATGAGATCTGCCTATACTCTT ATAATGACTGATCCAGATGTTCCAGGCCCAAGTGATCCTTATCTAAGAGAGCATCTTCACTG gATAGTTACAGACATTCCTGGCACTACTGATGCTTCCTTTG GAAGGGAGATAGTGAGCTATGAGACACCAAAGCCGGTGATAGGGATTCACCGCTATGTATTCCTGCTGTTTAAGCAGAAAACAAGGAAGTCGGTGTGTCCACCGTCTTCCAGGGATCATTTCAATACTCGTAGCTTCAGTCAAGAAAATGGCTTGGGGTTACCGGTTGCTGCTGTCTATTTCAATGCTCAAAGAGAAAATGCAGCCCGTCGAagatga